The proteins below come from a single Dermacentor albipictus isolate Rhodes 1998 colony chromosome 7, USDA_Dalb.pri_finalv2, whole genome shotgun sequence genomic window:
- the LOC135904449 gene encoding uncharacterized protein codes for MFVLEWLSDALSYLGIWQKGGKLLFLGLDNAGKTTLLHMLREDRMAQHVPTLHPTSEELRVGNARFTTFDLGGHVQARRVWRDYFPAVDAVVFLVDAHDRERFAESRAELDALLADEQLAGCPVLVLGNKIDKPGAASEHELRSFFGLLAQVTGKGGVPRAELGEVRPLETFMCSVLRRQGYGDGFRWLAQYV; via the coding sequence ATGTTCGTGCTGGAGTGGCTGAGCGACGCGCTGTCCTACCTGGGCATCTGGCAGAAGGGCGGCAAGCTGCTCTTCCTGGGCCTCGACAACGCGGGCAAGACGACGCTGCTGCACATGCTGCGGGAGGACCGCATGGCGCAGCACGTGCCCACGCTGCACCCAACTTCGGAGGAGCTCCGCGTGGGCAACGCGCGCTTCACCACGTTCGACCTGGGCGGCCACGTGCAGGCGCGCCGCGTGTGGCGCGACTACTTCCCGGCAGTGGACGCCGTCGTGTTCCTGGTGGACGCGCACGACCGCGAGCGCTTCGCCGAGTCCCGCGCCGAGCTGGACGCGCTGCTGGCCGACGAGCAGCTGGCCGGCTGCCCCGTGCTCGTGCTGGGCAACAAGATCGACAAGCCGGGGGCGGCGAGCGAGCACGAGCTGCGCTCCTTCTTCGGCCTCCTGGCGCAGGTCACGGGAAAGGGCGGCGTGCCCCGGGCCGAGCTGGGCGAGGTGCGGCCCCTCGAGACGTTCATGTGCAGCGTGCTGCGCAGGCAGGGCTACGGCGACGGCTTCCGCTGGCTGGCGCAGTACGTCTAG